From Candidatus Polarisedimenticolia bacterium, the proteins below share one genomic window:
- the asnB gene encoding asparagine synthase (glutamine-hydrolyzing) — translation MCGICGVFSFEIPTEAILSEPILIRMRETLVHRGPDDAGVWISSDRRMGMGHRRLAIVDLTPAGRQPMSNEDETLWISFNGEIYNHQDLRRPLEARGHRYRSATDTETILHLFEEKGLRTFQDLDGMFAIALYDATKKELVLVRDRIGVKPLYYASIPGGLVFGSEIKALLAHPAVSPRLDFEAFLDYLTFVSTPAPATLFEGIRKLRPGTCLRVGAGGEMREEVYWDAIVPGRLEETDESDICTEILRLLENAVAKRMMSDVPFGVYLSGGIDSSANVALMSRKMDRPVTTFSVGFAGQPAYNELEEARRVARLFSCDHHEIVLTARDLQETVPELIHHQDEPLADWVCVPLYHLAKRTRQSGTIVVQVGEGSDEQFFGYPGYLSVYGMEKRFGSALRSLPASLRAALHASAATASRLLSRGGDRLELLRSAARGETTFWGGAIAFKGEEKRDVLSASARLRCNGFDSYRVVADYWERIGRAKPEADFGERMVYLELKQRLAELLLMRVDKMTMAAGVEARVPFLDYRLVEYTMRIPTDLKIRGGVSKYLLKKSLAGVLPPEILHRKKQGFGAPVSEWFAGELYRFAEASILSSRLRELDLLDYGVIQGMLEEHRSGRRDRAFHLWNLFNLSRWYDYWVAGRRGI, via the coding sequence ATGTGCGGCATCTGTGGGGTATTCAGCTTCGAGATCCCCACCGAGGCGATCCTGTCGGAGCCCATTCTCATCCGGATGCGGGAGACGCTCGTCCATCGCGGACCCGACGATGCCGGCGTCTGGATCTCGTCCGACCGCAGGATGGGCATGGGGCATCGACGCCTCGCCATTGTCGATCTCACGCCGGCCGGCCGCCAACCGATGTCGAACGAAGATGAGACGCTCTGGATCTCCTTCAACGGGGAGATCTACAACCATCAGGATCTGAGAAGGCCGCTCGAGGCCAGGGGGCACCGCTATCGGTCGGCGACCGACACCGAGACGATCCTTCACCTCTTCGAGGAGAAAGGGCTCCGGACGTTCCAGGACCTCGACGGGATGTTCGCCATCGCCTTGTACGACGCGACCAAGAAAGAGCTCGTCCTGGTCCGTGATCGGATCGGAGTCAAGCCGCTTTATTACGCCTCGATCCCCGGAGGCCTGGTCTTCGGCTCCGAGATCAAGGCCTTGCTCGCCCACCCCGCCGTCTCCCCGCGGCTCGACTTCGAGGCCTTTCTCGACTATCTGACCTTCGTTTCCACCCCCGCGCCCGCCACCCTCTTCGAGGGGATTCGCAAGCTTCGTCCCGGAACCTGCCTGCGGGTCGGCGCCGGAGGCGAGATGCGGGAGGAGGTCTACTGGGACGCCATCGTCCCCGGGCGTCTCGAGGAGACCGACGAGAGCGACATCTGCACCGAGATCCTCCGGCTTCTGGAGAACGCGGTCGCGAAGCGCATGATGTCGGACGTGCCCTTCGGCGTCTACCTTTCGGGGGGCATCGACTCCTCCGCCAACGTCGCCCTGATGTCGCGGAAGATGGATCGTCCGGTGACGACCTTCTCGGTGGGATTCGCGGGCCAGCCCGCCTACAACGAGCTGGAGGAGGCCCGCCGGGTGGCGCGCCTCTTCTCCTGCGACCACCACGAAATCGTCCTCACGGCGCGCGATTTGCAGGAAACAGTCCCGGAGCTCATCCATCACCAGGACGAGCCGCTCGCCGACTGGGTCTGCGTTCCTTTGTACCATCTCGCCAAGCGGACGCGGCAGAGCGGCACGATCGTGGTGCAAGTGGGGGAGGGAAGCGACGAGCAGTTCTTCGGATATCCGGGGTACCTGTCGGTCTACGGCATGGAGAAACGGTTCGGGAGCGCGCTGCGCTCCCTTCCGGCTTCCTTGCGAGCCGCGCTTCACGCCTCGGCGGCCACGGCGTCGCGCCTGCTGTCCCGCGGCGGGGACCGGCTGGAGCTCCTGCGCAGCGCCGCGCGCGGCGAGACGACGTTCTGGGGAGGCGCCATCGCGTTCAAGGGCGAGGAGAAGCGGGACGTCCTTTCGGCGTCGGCCCGCCTGCGCTGCAACGGCTTCGACTCCTACCGGGTCGTGGCCGATTACTGGGAGCGGATCGGCCGCGCCAAGCCCGAAGCGGATTTCGGCGAGAGAATGGTCTATCTGGAGCTCAAGCAGCGCCTCGCCGAGCTGCTCCTGATGCGGGTGGACAAGATGACGATGGCGGCCGGCGTGGAAGCCCGGGTTCCGTTTCTCGACTACCGGCTCGTCGAGTACACCATGAGAATCCCGACGGACCTCAAGATCCGCGGGGGGGTCTCGAAGTATCTCCTGAAGAAATCTCTCGCCGGCGTCCTTCCGCCGGAGATCCTCCACCGTAAGAAGCAGGGCTTCGGCGCGCCCGTCTCCGAATGGTTCGCGGGGGAGCTGTACCGCTTCGCGGAGGCCTCGATCCTCTCCTCCCGCCTGCGCGAGCTGGACCTTCTCGACTACGGCGTCATCCAGGGCATGCTGGAGGAGCACCGTTCCGGACGGAGGGACCGGGCCTTCCACCTGTGGAATCTCTTCAATCTCAGCCGCTGGTACGACTATTGGGTCGCGGGACGGAGGGGAATTTGA